One window from the genome of Pyrus communis chromosome 16, drPyrComm1.1, whole genome shotgun sequence encodes:
- the LOC137719529 gene encoding receptor-like protein EIX1: MEGDRIRIRCLNKLFRALIVVFTLLQCAVNPSLSLGFKNISSEGVVRCFEREREALLAFKHGLVDHYHLLSSWVREEHKQDCCKWVGVHCSNRTNHVTQLHLGWYSLNESYSHQQKGDTWYINYFLQGKMMSPKLLELQHLKYLDLSSINFNGTRLPYFIGSLSNLRHLDLSDAYFGGRFPSQVGNLTHLQYLDLGWNVFNNAENLNSWLPRLSSLTYLDLSRTNLSNVHDWLETVSKLPKLTNLTLQGCGLPSPVIHSSTLFNINSSKSLAHVDLFDNQCTSPSIYLWLSNYNASLVHLDLFNNNLTGLIPSVLENLTSLVYLSLSLNKFDAVNPHSFSSLCSLQELYLGNTSLSGLFSKFVQMLSTCVQNSLESLYLYNNHLSGSIPDLTNFSSLKRLSLTRNQLSGTIPESIGQLSNLHHMDLGMNALEGVVSESIGQLSNLEYMDLSTNALEGVVSESHFSNLSRLTYLDLSSTSLALCFNSNWAPPFQLDNIILSSCKMGPYFPKWLQTQNEYSYLDISDAGIVDILPSWFWGMTRDAYRRLMFLNLSSNNLSGELPECLTYFDHLVMLDLSYNAFSGKIPSAVGSLYRMETLKLRSNKFVGELPSSFKNCTSLKVIDVGNNQLSGPIPKWLGVSLQNLVILMLSSNNFNGSMPSELCRLTKIQNLDVSVNNISGAIPKCLSNLTTLAQIRNSSPILQHQFVILNYLVYYEDDATFIWKGRMYSYKNTLGLVKRIDFSSNRLTGEIPIEITYLVGLISLNLSINGLTGELPAKIGKLQALEILDLSRNQIDGRIPTSLARIDRLSVLDLSYNNFIGKIPTGTQLQSFDPSNYAGNPQLCGPPLQNMCDDQQETVISSNEEEKDELITWGFYVSMALGFIVGFWGVCGNLIFIRQWRYSYIRFLNVLNDWLYVKVILIKRHFN, translated from the coding sequence ATGGAGGGTGACAGAATCAGAATCAGGTGCTTGAACAAACTCTTTCGTGCTTTAATTGTGGTGTTCACTTTACTGCAATGTGCTGTCAACCCTTCTCTTTCCCTTggattcaaaaatatttcttcagAAGGAGTGGTGAGGTGCTTTGAGAGGGAAAGAGAAGCACTCCTTGCTTTCAAACACGGCCTCGTGGATCACTACCATCTCCTCTCTTCGTGGGTAAGAGAAGAACACAAGCAGGATTGTTGCAAATGGGTCGGCGTCCACTGCAGCAACCGAACCAACCATGTTACTCAACTTCATCTTGGGTGGTATTCTTTGAATGAATCTTACTCACATCAACAGAAAGGAGACACGTGGTACATCAATTACTTTTTGCAAGGTAAGATGATGAGTCCCAAACTACTTGAGTTGCAGCATTTGAAATATTTGGACCTTTCTTCCATCAACTTCAATGGGACCCGACTTCCATATTTCATTGGTTCTCTTTCCAATTTAAGACACCTCGATCTCTCTGATGCTTATTTTGGTGGTCGATTTCCAAGCCAAGTTGGAAATCTTACCCACTTGCAATATCTTGATCTCGGATGGAATGTCTTTAACAATGCAGAAAATCTGAATTCGTGGCTCCCTCGTCTTTCTTCTTTAACATATTTGGATCTGAGTCGCACCAATCTCAGTAATGTTCATGACTGGCTGGAAACAGTTAGTAAGCTCCCTAAACTTACAAACTTGACGTTACAGGGGtgtggtcttccttctcctgtAATCCATTCCAGTActctttttaacataaattcttCAAAATCTCTTGCTCATGTTGACCTCTTTGACAACCAATgcacttctccttcaatatatTTATGGTTGTCTAACTACAATGCCAGCCTTGTCCATCTTGACCTCTTTAACAACAATTTAACTGGTTTAATTCCCAGTGTCCTTGAAAACTTGACCTCTCTTGTCTAtttgtctctctctctgaacAAATTTGACGCGGTGAATCCGCATTCTTTTTCCAGCTTATGCAGTTTGCAAGAACTGTACCTAGGCAATACTAGTCTGAGTGGACTGTTTTCCAAGTTTGTTCAAATGTTGTCTACGTGTGTTCAAAACTCATTAGAGTCTCTGTACCTCTATAACAATCATCTTTCTGGATCAATTCCTGATCTCACAAACTTTTCATCGTTGAAACGTTTAAGTCTCACTAGAAATCAATTGAGTGGAACAATACCTGAAAGTATTGGGCAATTGTCTAATCTACATCATATGGACTTGGGTATGAATGCTCTCGAAGGTGTGGTTTCGGAAAGTATTGGGCAACTGTCTAATCTGGAGTACATGGACTTGAGTACCAATGCTCTGGAAGGTGTGGTTTCGGAAAGCCACTTCTCGAATCTCTCTAGATTAACATATTTGGATTTGTCCTCTACTTCACTAGCTTTATGCTTCAATTCTAATTGGGCTCCACCCTTTCAATTGGACAATATAATTTTGAGCTCTTGCAAAATGGGTCCGTATTTTCCAAAATGGCTTCAAACTCAAAATGAGTATTCATACCTCGATATTTCTGATGCTGGAATTGTGGATATCCTTCCAAGCTGGTTTTGGGGTATGACTCGTGATGCATACAGGAGGTTAATGTTTCTTAATCTCTCAAGCAACAATCTCTCTGGAGAGCTTCCAGAATGCTTGACATATTTTGACCATCTAGTCATGCTTGATTTGAGCTACAATGCATTTTCAGGAAAAATTCCATCCGCAGTAGGCTCACTGTATCGCATGGAAACATTGAAACTAAGAAGCAACAAATTTGTTGGAGAGTTGCCTTCATCCTTCAAGAATTGCACCAGTTTAAAAGTGATTGATGTTGGAAACAATCAATTATCAGGCCCCATACCAAAATGGTTAGGGGTTAGCCTTCAGAATTTGGTTATCTTGATGCTTTCCTCTAATAACTTCAACGGAAGCATGCCGTCTGAACTATGCCGtctaacaaaaattcaaaacttggaTGTGTCTGTGAACAACATCTCTGGAGCAATACCAAAATGCCTCAGCAATTTGACTACTCTGGCACAGATACGAAATTCATCTCCGATCCTTCAACATCAATTCGTAATACTTAATTATCTTGTTTATTATGAGGATGATGCAACATTTATATGGAAGGGAAGAATGTACTCGTACAAAAACACTTTGGGACTCGTGAAGAGAATTGATTTCTCAAGCAATAGGTTAACGGGGGAGATTCCAATTGAAATCACATATCTTGTTGGGTTAATTTCTTTAAACTTGTCGATAAACGGATTGACAGGTGAGCTACCTGCAAAGATTGGAAAGTTGCAAGCATTGGAGATCCTGGATTTGTCAAGAAACCAGATAGATGGCAGAATTCCAACAAGCCTTGCTCGGATAGATCGTCTTAGTGTCTTGGACTTGTCATACAACAATTTTATTGGCAAAATTCCAACAGGTACTCAGCTCCAAAGTTTTGATCCCTCCAATTATGCTGGAAATCCTCAACTGTGCGGACCTCCACTTCAAAATATGTGTGATGATCAACAGGAAACCGTGATCTCAAgcaatgaagaagaaaaggatgAGCTGATAACATGGGGATTTTACGTCAGCATGGCGCTTGGTTTTATTGTTGGATTTTGGGGAGTTTGTGGCAATCTGATTTTCATCAGGCAATGGAGATACTCGTACATTAGGTTCTTGAATGTCTTGAATGATTGGCTTTATGTGAAGGTGATTTTGATCAAGCGGCACTTCAATTAA